One genomic window of Cololabis saira isolate AMF1-May2022 chromosome 3, fColSai1.1, whole genome shotgun sequence includes the following:
- the LOC133427961 gene encoding stathmin-like, whose product MSSSSDIQIKELNKRASGQAFEVILSPSTPDAKVEFPLSPNKKKETSLDEIKRKLEAAEERRRSHEAEVLKQLAEKREHEKEVIQKAIEENCNFSKLAQEKLNQKMEVNKENRSARMAALNEKFKEKDKKLQEVRKNKETGKEADV is encoded by the exons ATGTCGAGCTCTTCTG ACATTCAAATTAAGGAGCTGAACAAGCGCGCATCAGGTCAAGCGTTTGAGGTCATCCTCAGTCCCTCAACTCCAGACGCTAAGGTGGAATTCCCATTGTCCCCCAACAAGAAGAAGGAGACATCACTGGATGAGATTAAGAGAAAACTGGAAGCTGCAGAAGAAAGACGCAGG AGCCATGAAGCTGAAGTGCTAAAACAATTAGCAGAGAAACGAGAGCACGAGAAGGAGGTCATCCAGAAGGCCATTGAGGAAAACTGCAACTTCAGCAAGCTGGCACAAGAAAAACTGAATCAAAAGATGGAGGTGAACAAAGAGAACCGCAGTGCTCGGATGGCAGCGCTCAACGAGAAGTTCAAGGAGAAG GACAAGAAGCTCCAAGAAGTGAGGAAGAACAAGGAGACAGGGAAAGAGGCTGATGTTTAA
- the paqr7b gene encoding membrane progestin receptor alpha-B: protein MATVVMEQIGRLFINAQQLRQIPQLLESAFPTLPCTVKLSDVPRVFQERHILTGYRQTDQSWRYYFLTLFQRHNETVNVWTHLLAALIILVKWQEISETVDFLRDPHAQPLFIVLLAAFTYLSFSALAHLFSAKSELSYYTFYFLDYVGVSVYQYGSALAHYYYAIEKDLHTTVRGFFLPTAAFLAWLTCFGCCYGKYARNELPKFAHKLFQVVPSALAYCLDISPVVHRIYSCYRDGCADPTVMYHFYHVLFFLISAYFFCCPHPESLFPGRCDFIGQGHQIFHVFVVVCTLMQIEALRTDFMERRPFYERLHGDLAHDAVALFIFTTCCSALTAFYVRKRVRASLQEKEE from the coding sequence ATGGCAACAGTAGTGATGGAGCAGATTGGCCGGCTGTTTATTAACGCACAGCAGCTGCGGCAGATCCCTCAGCTGCTCGAGTCAGCTTTCCCCACACTGCCTTGCACTGTGAAGTTGTCCGATGTTCCCAGAGTGTTTCAGGAGCGCCACATCCTCACCGGCTACCGGCAGACGGACCAGAGCTGGCGCTATTACTTCCTCACCCTCTTCCAAAGGCACAACGAGACCGTCAACGTGTGGACCCACCTATTGGCCGCCCTCATCATCCTGGTAAAGTGGCAGGAGATCTCAGAGACGGTGGATTTCCTGCGTGATCCTCACGCCCAGCCCCTCTTCATCGTTCTCCTGGCAGCTTTCACTTACCTCTCCTTCAGTGCTCTCGCTCATCTATTCTCCGCCAAGTCGGAGCTCTCCTACTACACCTTTTACTTCCTCGACTACGTGGGGGTTTCTGTCTACCAGTACGGGAGCGCTCTGGCACACTACTACTATGCCATAGAGAAGGATCTGCACACCACGGTGCGAGGGTTCTTTTTACCCACGGCAGCGTTTCTGGCTTGGCTCACCTGCTTCGGGTGCTGCTATGGCAAGTATGCCAGGAATGAGCTGCCCAAGTTCGCCCACAAGCTCTTCCAAGTGGTGCCCTCGGCCTTGGCTTACTGTTTGGACATCAGCCCCGTGGTTCATCGCATCTACAGCTGCTACCGGGACGGTTGCGCCGATCCCACTGTGATGTACCATTTTTACCATGTGCTCTTTTTCCTAATCAGCGCCTATTTCTTCTGCTGCCCGCACCCAGAGAGCCTGTTCCCTGGGAGGTGTGACTTCATCGGGCAGGGCCATCAGATCTTTCACGTGTTTGTGGTGGTGTGCACCCTGATGCAGATCGAAGCGCTGCGAACAGACTTCATGGAGCGCCGTCCCTTCTACGAGCGTCTCCACGGAGACCTGGCGCACGACGCCGTCGCGCTCTTCATCTTCACCACCTGCTGCAGCGCCCTCACCGCTTTCTATGTGCGCAAGCGCGTGCGCGCCTCCCTCCAAGAGAAGGAGGAGTGa